A window of Streptomyces gilvosporeus contains these coding sequences:
- a CDS encoding MFS transporter, which yields MPTLNKIRTALTGARNRTTRSTSRPSTDPRLLRLRLTITAFFALDGFLFAGWVVRIPAIKGQTGAGPGALGLALLGVSAGAVAFMTLTGRLCRRFGSHAVTTVSGVAMALSIVLPPLTRSALALGLALLVFGAAYGSLNVAMNSAAVDLIAALRRPVMPSFHAAFSLGGMLGAGLGGLIAGALSPTVHLVLLAVIGLLVAGVAGRSLLAHPAPVVPERLPASGPGGERVRGRGLVLVFGLIALCTAYGEGAMADWGALHLAQDLAAGPGLAAAGYAVFALAMTAGRLSGTSVVQRIGPARALIAGGATASAGMLLGALAPTAWAACLGFAVAGLGLANIFPIAIARAGEVGGPGGVAAASTVGYGGMVLGPPAIGFLGQAFGLPLALTTVAGLAAFAVVIAYLTRGAHQGRRG from the coding sequence GTGCCGACGCTAAACAAAATACGGACGGCCCTTACGGGGGCCCGGAACCGTACGACGCGCTCCACATCCCGACCCTCCACCGACCCGCGGCTGCTCCGGCTCCGCCTGACGATCACCGCATTCTTCGCCCTGGACGGCTTTCTGTTCGCCGGCTGGGTCGTCCGCATCCCCGCGATCAAGGGGCAGACCGGCGCCGGGCCGGGCGCCCTCGGGCTCGCCCTGCTCGGCGTGTCGGCGGGTGCCGTCGCGTTCATGACGCTCACCGGACGGCTGTGCCGCCGGTTCGGCAGCCACGCCGTGACGACCGTTTCCGGCGTCGCGATGGCGCTGAGCATCGTGCTGCCGCCGCTGACCCGCTCCGCGCTCGCGCTGGGCCTGGCCCTGCTGGTCTTCGGGGCCGCCTACGGCTCGCTCAACGTCGCCATGAACAGCGCCGCCGTCGATCTGATCGCCGCGCTGCGCCGTCCCGTCATGCCGAGCTTCCATGCCGCCTTCAGCCTGGGCGGGATGCTCGGCGCGGGACTGGGCGGGCTGATCGCCGGGGCGCTGTCCCCCACCGTCCATCTGGTGCTGCTCGCCGTCATCGGGCTCCTGGTGGCGGGCGTCGCGGGCCGCTCGCTGCTGGCCCACCCGGCGCCCGTCGTACCGGAGCGGCTGCCCGCATCCGGCCCCGGTGGCGAACGGGTGCGCGGCCGCGGCCTCGTGCTCGTCTTCGGACTGATCGCGCTGTGCACCGCCTACGGGGAGGGCGCGATGGCCGACTGGGGCGCGCTGCACCTCGCCCAGGACCTGGCCGCCGGGCCCGGCCTGGCCGCCGCCGGATACGCGGTGTTCGCGCTGGCGATGACCGCCGGGCGGCTGTCGGGCACCTCCGTGGTGCAGCGCATCGGCCCGGCCCGTGCGCTGATCGCGGGCGGGGCGACGGCGAGCGCCGGGATGCTGCTCGGCGCGTTGGCGCCCACCGCCTGGGCGGCCTGCCTCGGCTTCGCGGTCGCGGGCCTGGGGCTTGCGAACATCTTCCCCATCGCCATCGCCCGGGCGGGCGAGGTCGGTGGTCCGGGCGGGGTGGCCGCGGCGTCCACCGTCGGCTACGGCGGCATGGTGCTGGGCCCGCCCGCCATCGGTTTCCTTGGGCAGGCGTTCGGGCTGCCGCTCGCCCTGACGACGGTCGCCGGGCTGGCGGCCTTCGCGGTGGTCATCGCGTACCTGACGCGCGGGGCGCATCAGGGCCGACGGGGGTGA
- a CDS encoding maleylpyruvate isomerase family mycothiol-dependent enzyme yields MEITQFVEALRLDGGLLADAAEQAGPDAPVPSCPEWRIRDLVTHVGRVHRWATECVTRPADEPAEFPVAPDLADRERVSWLREGHHRLVVALHTAPPDLKAWTFLSAPSPLAFWARRQAHETSVHRVDAQQAAGATLTPLPASFAADGIDERLAMFRAKDRRRIPANAPWTLRVRATDAADADRTVDLFAQEPGTGVDCTVEGPAEQLYLALWNRLPWDGLTVTGDAAVLDLWRQQSAG; encoded by the coding sequence ATGGAGATCACTCAGTTCGTCGAAGCGCTGCGGCTGGACGGAGGGCTGCTGGCCGATGCCGCAGAGCAGGCCGGCCCCGATGCCCCGGTTCCCTCCTGCCCCGAGTGGCGGATACGGGATCTGGTCACCCATGTCGGCCGGGTGCACCGCTGGGCGACGGAGTGCGTGACGCGGCCCGCCGACGAACCTGCGGAGTTCCCCGTGGCCCCGGACCTGGCCGACCGGGAGCGGGTGTCCTGGCTGCGCGAAGGGCATCACCGCCTGGTGGTGGCGCTGCACACCGCCCCGCCGGACCTGAAGGCCTGGACGTTTCTGTCCGCGCCGTCGCCGCTGGCCTTCTGGGCCCGGCGGCAGGCCCATGAGACCTCGGTGCACCGCGTGGACGCCCAGCAGGCCGCAGGCGCGACGCTCACGCCCCTCCCGGCCTCCTTCGCCGCCGACGGCATCGACGAACGCCTGGCGATGTTCCGCGCCAAGGACCGCCGCCGCATACCGGCGAACGCGCCCTGGACCCTGCGGGTGCGCGCCACGGACGCGGCCGATGCGGACCGGACCGTCGACCTCTTCGCCCAGGAGCCCGGCACCGGGGTGGACTGCACCGTCGAGGGTCCGGCCGAACAGCTCTATCTGGCGCTGTGGAACCGCCTGCCGTGGGACGGGCTGACGGTCACCGGTGATGCGGCGGTGCTGGATCTGTGGCGGCAGCAGAGCGCGGGCTGA
- a CDS encoding response regulator — MIRVLLADDQLLVRAGFTALLDAQPDIEVAGEASDGQEALEAVRRLRPDVVLMDIRMPVLDGLAATRRITEDPALSGVRVVMLTTFELDEYVFEAIRSGASGFLVKDTEPQELLRAVRAVVAGDALLSPGVTRRLIAEFAARSKEPAAAGALSALTEREREVMALVGIGLSNEEIARRLVVSPLTAKTHVSRTMVKLGARDRAQLVVLAYESGLVRPGWLG, encoded by the coding sequence GTGATCCGGGTACTGCTCGCCGACGACCAGCTGTTGGTGCGCGCCGGGTTCACGGCGCTGCTGGACGCCCAGCCGGACATCGAGGTGGCCGGTGAGGCGTCCGACGGCCAGGAGGCCCTGGAGGCCGTACGCCGGCTGCGCCCGGACGTCGTGCTGATGGACATCCGGATGCCGGTCCTGGACGGCCTGGCCGCGACCCGCCGGATCACCGAGGACCCGGCGCTGTCCGGCGTCCGGGTCGTCATGCTGACCACCTTCGAGCTGGACGAGTACGTCTTCGAGGCGATCCGCTCCGGCGCCTCCGGTTTCCTCGTCAAGGACACCGAACCGCAGGAACTGCTGCGCGCGGTGCGGGCGGTCGTCGCGGGCGATGCGCTGCTCTCGCCCGGTGTCACCCGGCGGCTGATCGCCGAGTTCGCGGCCCGCTCCAAGGAACCGGCCGCGGCCGGCGCGCTCTCGGCGCTGACCGAGCGGGAGCGCGAGGTGATGGCGCTGGTCGGCATCGGCCTGTCCAACGAGGAGATCGCCCGCCGACTGGTCGTCAGCCCGCTCACGGCCAAAACCCATGTCAGCCGCACCATGGTCAAACTGGGTGCCCGGGACCGCGCCCAACTGGTTGTGCTGGCCTACGAGTCGGGGCTGGTACGCCCCGGCTGGCTGGGTTGA
- a CDS encoding sensor histidine kinase has translation MDTARPPWVRRCLGPVRAPWSPVGAEPRSWAGARLPWISTVAVTVFVTLGSVFAAHGQPGRMPLDGFGRALLILGGALLLFRHRLPRTVAIGTSALAAVYFAAGYPYGPVFLTVALGAFAAILAGYRLVTWCALGGLWVGHLLVGHWLYRWLPPPHGRPAPWGDELFVAVLIVAVVAVSELIRVRRGQFARVRAERAAAERRRADEERLRIARELHDVLAHSISVINVQAGVGLTLLDSDPEQARSALTTIKAASKEALGEVRQVLDTLRAPGDAPRSPAPGLDRLPELTEQARSAGLAVTVTAEGTRTALPPNADLAAFRIVQEALTNVVRHSGSRTARVRLRHAPGALEIEVDDDGPATAAPGERAGGNGLIGMRERAAALGGTVEAGPRADGGFRVRARLPLSGSRGAAARTDTPGAPEEES, from the coding sequence ATGGACACTGCACGGCCGCCGTGGGTGCGGCGCTGCCTGGGGCCCGTGCGGGCACCGTGGTCGCCGGTGGGCGCGGAACCGAGGAGCTGGGCGGGGGCCCGGCTGCCGTGGATCTCGACGGTCGCGGTGACGGTCTTCGTCACGCTCGGCTCGGTGTTCGCGGCGCACGGCCAGCCCGGCCGGATGCCGCTCGACGGCTTCGGGCGGGCGCTGCTGATCCTCGGCGGCGCCCTGCTGCTGTTCCGGCACCGCCTGCCGCGTACGGTCGCCATCGGGACGTCCGCCCTCGCCGCGGTCTACTTCGCGGCCGGCTATCCGTACGGGCCGGTGTTCCTCACCGTCGCGCTGGGCGCCTTCGCGGCGATCCTCGCCGGGTACCGCCTCGTGACGTGGTGCGCGCTGGGCGGCCTGTGGGTCGGTCATCTCCTCGTGGGCCACTGGCTCTACCGCTGGCTGCCGCCCCCGCACGGCCGGCCCGCCCCGTGGGGGGACGAACTGTTCGTCGCCGTCCTGATCGTGGCGGTGGTGGCCGTATCGGAGCTGATACGGGTGCGCCGGGGGCAGTTCGCCAGGGTCCGCGCCGAGCGGGCCGCCGCCGAGCGGCGCCGGGCCGACGAGGAGCGGCTGCGGATCGCCCGCGAGCTGCACGACGTCCTGGCCCACAGCATCTCCGTCATCAACGTCCAGGCGGGGGTCGGGCTGACCCTGCTGGACAGCGATCCCGAGCAGGCGCGTTCGGCGCTGACGACCATCAAGGCCGCGAGCAAGGAAGCGCTCGGCGAGGTGCGGCAGGTGCTGGACACCCTGCGCGCCCCCGGGGACGCCCCGCGTTCCCCGGCGCCGGGCCTGGACCGCCTGCCCGAGCTCACCGAACAGGCCCGGAGCGCGGGGCTCGCCGTGACCGTCACCGCCGAGGGCACCCGCACCGCACTGCCGCCCAACGCCGATCTCGCCGCCTTCCGCATCGTCCAGGAGGCGCTCACCAACGTCGTGCGTCATTCCGGCTCGCGCACCGCCCGCGTCCGGCTCCGGCACGCGCCCGGCGCCCTGGAGATCGAGGTCGACGACGACGGCCCGGCGACCGCCGCCCCGGGGGAGCGGGCCGGCGGCAACGGCCTGATAGGGATGCGGGAGCGGGCCGCGGCCCTCGGCGGCACCGTCGAGGCGGGCCCCCGTGCGGACGGCGGCTTCCGGGTCCGGGCGCGGCTCCCGCTGTCCGGCTCCCGTGGCGCGGCCGCCCGTACGGACACCCCCGGCGCCCCCGAGGAGGAGTCGTGA
- a CDS encoding TetR/AcrR family transcriptional regulator: MTAIRGARERARSEITAAIKDEARRQLAAEGAAKLSLRAVARELGMASSALYRYFPSRDDLLTALIVDAYNAVGEAAEAARDAVTGADAKRPVARWSAVCAAVRTWALAHPHEYALIYGSPVPGYTAPRTTTGPASRVGLALIGVVRDAYAAGALKEPAETLPDAVVGDAFTLGAELGVELPSAVLTRLVGAWAQLFGLVSFEVFGQFNGVVAARTEFFEQAVHQLARSVGLATPR; encoded by the coding sequence ATGACTGCGATCCGAGGCGCCAGGGAACGAGCTCGTAGCGAAATCACCGCCGCCATCAAGGACGAGGCGCGCCGCCAACTCGCCGCCGAGGGCGCCGCCAAGCTCTCGCTGCGCGCCGTGGCCCGCGAGCTCGGCATGGCGTCCTCGGCGCTCTACCGCTACTTCCCCAGCCGCGACGACCTGCTGACCGCGCTGATCGTCGACGCCTACAACGCCGTCGGCGAGGCCGCGGAGGCCGCCCGCGATGCCGTGACCGGCGCCGACGCCAAGCGTCCCGTCGCCCGCTGGAGCGCCGTCTGCGCCGCCGTCCGCACCTGGGCGCTGGCCCATCCGCACGAGTACGCGCTGATCTACGGCTCCCCGGTACCCGGCTACACCGCCCCCCGCACCACCACCGGACCCGCCTCCCGCGTCGGCCTCGCACTGATCGGCGTGGTCCGCGACGCGTATGCCGCAGGCGCCCTGAAGGAGCCCGCTGAAACACTGCCCGACGCGGTGGTGGGCGATGCGTTCACCCTCGGCGCGGAACTGGGCGTGGAGCTGCCCAGTGCGGTCCTGACGCGGCTCGTGGGTGCCTGGGCGCAGCTGTTCGGGCTGGTGAGTTTCGAGGTCTTCGGCCAGTTCAACGGGGTGGTCGCGGCCCGTACCGAGTTCTTCGAGCAGGCAGTCCACCAACTGGCCCGAAGCGTCGGTCTGGCCACCCCGCGCTAG
- a CDS encoding nitroreductase family deazaflavin-dependent oxidoreductase, producing the protein MSASRYLKPGRFAARLNGIIGWLARRGISLAGSADLAVRGRKSGEWRRVPVNPMTYEDGRYLVSARGNSEWVRNMRAAGGGELRVGRRVRPFTAVELPPAETPAVLRAYLQRWGWEVKLFFGEITADSSDDDLLAAAPRHPVFRITES; encoded by the coding sequence ATGTCCGCGTCCCGCTACCTCAAGCCCGGCCGTTTCGCCGCCCGGCTCAACGGCATCATCGGATGGCTGGCCCGGCGCGGCATCAGCCTCGCCGGCTCGGCGGACCTCGCCGTCCGGGGGCGTAAGAGCGGGGAATGGCGGCGCGTCCCCGTCAACCCGATGACGTACGAGGACGGCCGCTACCTGGTCTCGGCGCGCGGGAACTCCGAGTGGGTGCGCAATATGCGCGCGGCGGGCGGCGGCGAACTGCGGGTCGGGCGCCGCGTTCGCCCGTTCACCGCCGTCGAGCTGCCCCCCGCCGAGACCCCGGCGGTGCTGCGCGCGTATCTCCAGCGCTGGGGGTGGGAGGTGAAGTTGTTCTTCGGGGAGATCACCGCCGACTCCAGCGACGACGACCTCCTGGCCGCGGCCCCGCGCCACCCCGTCTTCCGGATCACCGAATCCTGA